A region of bacterium DNA encodes the following proteins:
- the fliE gene encoding flagellar hook-basal body complex protein FliE — translation MAVITPSQRLAQLAAEQRPVSVSMLESARQADRIRPSRGASPLEAPGAIGEGTAAPSFVDTLKASIEAINVQQVQADELAAHFAAGEVENVHDAMISMEKASLSFKFMVEVRNKLLEGYQELMRMQV, via the coding sequence ATGGCCGTGATCACGCCCAGCCAGCGTCTGGCCCAACTGGCCGCCGAGCAGCGCCCGGTCTCCGTCTCCATGCTGGAATCGGCCCGCCAGGCGGACCGCATCCGCCCATCCCGCGGCGCCTCCCCGCTCGAGGCGCCCGGCGCCATCGGGGAGGGGACGGCGGCGCCCAGCTTCGTGGACACGCTGAAGGCCTCCATCGAGGCGATCAATGTCCAACAGGTCCAAGCCGACGAGCTGGCCGCCCATTTCGCGGCGGGCGAGGTGGAGAACGTCCACGACGCGATGATCTCCATGGAGAAGGCCTCCCTCTCCTTCAAGTTCATGGTCGAGGTGCGCAACAAGCTGCTGGAAGGCTACCAGGAGCTGATGCGCATGCAGGTGTAG